Proteins encoded within one genomic window of Cucumis sativus cultivar 9930 chromosome 3, Cucumber_9930_V3, whole genome shotgun sequence:
- the LOC101212920 gene encoding guanylate kinase 3, chloroplastic — translation MFRRFLGIKCHNPIPFPNLLDPISPKFKPSQLTPPFFSSISQLDDARRPFSSTIPPPDEVDRSELRSVKVPLNSLFRSGTLVLNPRPLAFVITGPSGVGKGTVIKRLREVRERLHFAVTVTSRPMRPGEVDGKDYYFVSKEEFLAMVERKELLEYAFVYGDYKGIPKAQIHEFMAKGYDIVLRVDIQGAETLKRILRESAVSVFLMAESEVELVERLIDKRTETKESLLVRVATAREEVKHVKNFDYVVVNADGKLESAVKLVESIIDAEKAKVLRRNAVV, via the coding sequence ATGTTTCGCCGATTCCTCGGCATTAAATGCCACAATCCTATTCCTTTTCCTAATTTACTCGACCCCATTTCCCCCAAATTCAAACCCAGTCAATTAACCCCACCGTTTTTCTCCTCCATTTCTCAATTGGATGATGCTCGAAGACCCTTTTCCTCCACAATTCCGCCGCCCGATGAAGTCGATCGATCGGAGTTGCGTTCCGTTAAGGTTCCGCTTAACTCTTTGTTTAGATCCGGCACTTTGGTGCTGAATCCAAGACCTTTGGCTTTTGTGATCACTGGCCCAAGTGGGGTGGGAAAAGGTACTGTGATTAAACGATTGAGAGAAGTTCGAGAAAGGCTCCATTTCGCTGTTACAGTGACGAGCCGTCCAATGCGACCTGGTGAGGTCGATGGAAAAGACTATTATTTCGTCTCTAAGGAAGAGTTTCTTGCTATGGTTGAGAGGAAAGAGCTTCTGGAATATGCGTTTGTGTATGGAGATTACAAAGGGATTCCCAAAGCGCAAATTCATGAGTTTATGGCAAAAGGGTATGATATTGTGTTGAGAGTTGACATTCAGGGGGCTGAAACATTGAAGAGGATTCTTCGGGAATCCGCTGTTTCTGTGTTTTTAATGGCGGAAAGTGAGGTTGAATTAGTGGAGAGGTTGATTGATAAGAGAACGGAGACTAAAGAATCGTTGTTGGTGAGAGTTGCAACGGCCAGAGAGGAAGTGAAGCATGTTAAGAATTTTGATTATGTGGTTGTGAATGCAGATGGGAAGTTGGAGAGTGCGGTTAAGCTTGTGGAATCCATTATTGATGCTGAGAAGGCAAAGGTCTTGCGGAGAAATGCTGTTGTTTAG
- the LOC105434415 gene encoding guanylate kinase 3, chloroplastic, whose amino-acid sequence MSRIFFATTLSRSSMLHTKFHNPIPFPNFLNPISLKSKPIQSFPLTPPFFSSISQMGDARRPPFPTIPPPDKADRSELLRSLEFSLASSFSSDPLVPNPSPLVIVISGPSGVGKDAVIKRLREVREGLHFVVTATSRPMRPGEVDGKDYYFVSKEDFLDMIARNELLEYALVYGDYKGIPKRQIREFMAKGYDIVLRVDTQGAETLRKVLGNSAVFVFLMAESEVKLVERLIDRKTETKESLLVRVATAREEVKHVKNFDYVVVNADGKLESAVKLVESIIDAEKAKVLQRNAVV is encoded by the coding sequence ATGTCTCGCATATTCTTCGCCACTACTCTTTCCCGCTCTTCAATGCTCCACACAAAATTCCACAATCCCATTCCTTTTCCTAATTTTCTCAACCCCATTTCCCTCAAATCCAAACCTATTCAATCATTCCCTTTAACACCAccatttttctcttccatttctcAAATGGGTGATGCTCGAAGACCCCCTTTCCCCACCATTCCGCCGCCCGACAAAGCCGACCGATCGGAATTGCTTCGTTCCCTCGAGTTTTCGCTCGCTTCTTCGTTTAGCTCCGACCCTTTGGTGCCAAATCCAAGTCCTTTAGTTATTGTGATCAGTGGCCCAAGTGGGGTGGGAAAGGATGCTGTGATTAAACGATTGAGAGAAGTCCGAGAAGGGCTCCATTTCGTTGTCACAGCGACGAGCCGTCCAATGCGACCTGGTGAAGTCGATGGTAAAGACTATTATTTCGTCTCTAAGGAAGATTTTCTTGATATGATCGCGAGGAACGAGCTGCTGGAATATGCTTTAGTGTATGGAGATTACAAGGGGATTCCCAAAAGGCAAATTCGTGAGTTTATGGCAAAAGGGTATGATATCGTGTTGAGAGTTGACACTCAAGGGGCTGAAACATTGAGGAAAGTTCTTGGGAATTCTGctgtttttgtgtttttgatGGCGGAGAGTGAGGTTAAATTGGTGGAGAGGTTGATTGATAGGAAGACGGAGACTAAAGAATCATTGTTGGTGAGAGTTGCAACGGCCAGAGAGGAAGTGAAGCATGTTAAGAATTTTGATTATGTGGTTGTGAATGCAGATGGGAAGTTGGAGAGTGCGGTTAAGCTTGTGGAATCCATTATTGATGCTGAGAAGGCAAAGGTCTTGCAGAGAAATGCTGTTGTTTAG
- the LOC101212441 gene encoding glutamine synthetase leaf isozyme, chloroplastic yields MAQILAPSTQWQLRTKLTPMSSSPITPKMWSSILLKQNKKGAVKSSSKYRVLSVRSEGGTINRMEDLLNLDVTPYTDKIIAEYIWIGGSGIDLRSKSRTISKPVEHPSELPKWNYDGSSTGQAPGEDSEVILYPQAIFKDPFRGGNNILVICDAYTPAGVPIPTNKRHRAAEIFSNKKVVDEIPWYGIEQEYTLLQTNVKWPLGWPVGAYPGPQGPYYCGVGADKSFGRDISDAHYKACLYAGINISGTNGEVMPGQWEYQVGPSVGIEAGDHIWISRYILERITEQAGVVLSLDPKPIEGDWNGAGCHTNYSTKSMREEGGFEVIKKAILNLSLRHKEHISAYGEGNERRLTGKHETASINTFSWGVANRGCSIRVGRDTEKQGKGYLEDRRPASNMDPYVVTSLLAETTLLWEPTLEAEALAAQKLSLKV; encoded by the exons ATGGCTCAGATTTTAGCTCCATCCACTCAATGGCAACTGAGAACTAAACTGACTCCAATGAGTTCAAGCCCCATTACTCCTAAGATGTGGAGTTCCATTCTTCTGAAGCAGAACAAGAAAGGAGCAGTAAAAAGCTCTTCAAAATACAGAGTCTTGTCTGTTAGATCTGAAGGTGGCACAATCAATAGAATGGAAGATCTACTAAATTTGGACGTCACTCCATATACCGACAAGATTATTGCTGAATATATCTG GATTGGAGGATCTGGCATCGATTTGCGTAGTAAGTCGAGG ACCATATCAAAGCCTGTGGAACATCCATCTGAGCTGCCCAAGTGGAACTATGATGGATCTAGTACTGGGCAAGCACCTGGGGAAGACAGTGAAGTCATTCTCTA TCCTCAAGCAATTTTCAAGGATCCCTTCCGTGGTGGCAACAACATTTTG GTGATTTGCGATGCATACACACCAGCAGGCGTGCCCATCCCTACAAACAAACGACATAGAGCTGCTGAGATCTTCAGCAACAAGAAAGTTGTGGATGAAATTCCTTG GTATGGCATAGAGCAAGAGTACACCTTACTTCAGACAAATGTGAAGTGGCCTTTAGGTTGGCCAGTTGGAGCTTATCCAGGTCCTCAG GGGCCTTATTACTGTGGTGTTGGAGCTGATAAGTCATTCGGTCGAGACATATCAGATGCCCACTACAAGGCTTGTTTATATGCCGGAATCAACATTAGTGGCACCAATGGAGAAGTTATGCCTGGCCAG TGGGAGTATCAAGTTGGTCCTAGTGTTGGGATCGAAGCTGGTGATCATATTTGGATCTCTAGATACATTCTTGAG AGGATCACCGAGCAAGCTGGAGTAGTTCTCTCACTTGATCCAAAACCAATTGAG GGTGACTGGAATGGAGCTGGATGCCACACCAATTACAG TACAAAGAGCATGAGAGAGGAAGGAGGCTTTGAAGTCATAAAGAAGGCAATTCTGAATCTGTCTCTTCGCCACAAAGAACATATCAGTGCCTATGGAGAAGGAAATGAGAGAAGGTTGACAGGAAAGCACGAAACAGCAAGTATCAACACGTTTTCCTGG GGAGTGGCTAACCGTGGCTGTTCAATCCGTGTGGGGCGTGACACTGAGAAGCAAGGCAAAG GTTATTTGGAAGACCGACGTCCGGCTTCAAACATGGACCCATATGTCGTGACCTCACTGCTAGCAGAAACAACGTTACTGTGGGAGCCAACACTCGAAGCCGAAGCACTGGCTGCTCAGAAACTGTCATTGAAGGTCTGA
- the LOC101213723 gene encoding membrane protein PM19L gives MATQAQSAVSVLLVLNLVLYFIITVIASWAVNHALEKSFESASTLTLPARLFPIYFPFGNMATGFFVIFSLIAGVMGMASSATGITNVTKWDSSNIHTASVSSLATFAVTILAMGFAWKEIELGWTDSNLRTLEVITIITSATQLLCTGAVQIGVEEMVVAEKQVGGRV, from the exons ATGGCTACTCAGGCACAATCTGCAGTTTCTGTCCTTTTAGTCCTTAACCTCGTACTTTACTTCATCATCACCGTCATCGCTTCGTGGGCGGTAAATCACGCATTGGAGAAATCTTTTGAATCAG CATCAACATTGACATTGCCAGCTCGGTTGTTTCCTATATACTTCCCGTTCGGAAACATGGCGACGGGATTCTTTGTTATCTTCTCTTTGATTGCTGGGGTTATGGGAATGGCATCATCAGCCACAGGAATCACTAATGTCACAAAATGGGATTCCTCAAATATTCACACAGCCTCTGTTTCCTCTCTTGCAACTTTTGCTGTTACTATACTTGCTATGGG ATTTGCATGGAAAGAAATTGAACTTGGTTGGACAGATTCAAACTTG AGGACTTTGGAGGTAATAACAATCATCACAAGTGCAACTCAGTTGTTATGCACAGGTGCTGTTCAAATTGGAGTTGAAGAGATGGTTGTTGCTGAAAAGCAAGTTGGAGGAAGGGTTTGa
- the LOC101204674 gene encoding uncharacterized protein LOC101204674 has product MDDGRSPACDRNDIRLQISETCSGNTTMFEPRGASITMRESSSVDFVSPMKPVVRAPEKKLTLFALRLAVLEKAATGLGTLGFIWATVVLLGGFAITLDKTDFWFITIILLIEGTRIFSRSHELEWQHQATWSIADAGLNSFRALRTRSQFLVRKIEATFKSVLALGKQSRGREIRGNSNANDRGMSEQSRMPTRQWSTPDVPLLPYAQWVFLSKNISKLLYWLQLISATACVVLSLMKLIKHNYGNIAKGDMDKRNRRAALSIFYGLALAEALLFLIEKAYWEWKVIFRKLLEKVNIECELGPLGMISTKRFFYDAYSRCVNGSIFDGLKMDMISFAMELLDSSFPDEQLIGVRILRQFSMNQRFSNDTLEKIGVNLAVIERLVEMLNWKDPQEEEIRLSAAEILSKLAGKKQNSLRVAGIPGAMESISSLLHNGRSSNVSADEISEKKIIHDRANYSFWTFNHLGLVILKKLARDHDNCGKIGNTRGLLPKIIDFTHAEERLLKDEHVAQSQIQTVKRSLQVVKMLASTTGTTGKFLRNEIAEIVFTISNIRDVLRYGDKHPSLQKLGIEILTSLALDEDATESIGGTGSVLKELFRIFFNQEMGEIHNRTRIAAGEALAMLALDSKSNCNRILKLEVQEKLVTTLEIPLLRVNAARILRNLCVYSGPEGFDKLRGVAAAASTVIRAIKSEDQKLQEVMIGLAAQILKFTTSHEAAITFERAGTTQAELAATLVQILKKHKNPPTKTPQIRRFVIEMAIWMMREKTENVHYFEELGMGKELETVLETTAELESFNIFSGTVGLSRHRMTMHSLAEIALGLLGRW; this is encoded by the exons ATGGATGATGGGAGATCTCCGGCATGTGATCGGAACGACATTCGTTTGCAGATATCAGAAACTTGCAGTGGGAACACCACCATGTTTGAGCCGAGGGGGGCCAGTATCACAATGAGAGAAAGTAGTAGTGTGGATTTTGTATCACCAATGAAACCTGTGGTCCGTGCACCAGAGAAAAAGCTCACACTCTTTGCTCTTCGGTTAGCGGTACTTGAGAAAGCAGCGACAGGGCTGGGAACTCTTGGGTTCATCTGGGCAACTGTGGTTCTTCTTGGTGGTTTTGCTATAACATTAGATAAAACCGACTTTTGGTTCATCACTATTATTCTGTTGATTGAAGGGACTCGAATATTCAGCCGGAGCCACGAGCTAGAATGGCAGCACCAAGCAACATGGTCGATTGCTGATGCTGGTTTAAACAGCTTTCGGGCACTGAGGACCAGGTCCCAGTTCCTGGTTAGGAAGATCGAAGCAACTTTCAAGTCGGTTCTTGCATTAGGAAAGCAAAGCCGAGGTCGAGAGATAAGAGGGAATTCAAATGCTAACGACCGAGGAATGTCAGAGCAGTCGAGGATGCCAACTCGGCAATGGAGCACACCAGATGTTCCTCTTTTGCCATACGCTCAATGGGTTTTCTTGTCAAAGAACATCAGTAAACTTCTTTATTGGCTTCAACTTATATCTGCAACAGCTTGTGTGGTGCTCTCGCTAATGAAATTAATCAAGCACAACTACGGCAACATAGCGAAGGGAGACATGGACAAGAGAAACAGGCGCGCTGCTCTCAGCATTTTCTATGGCTTGGCATTGGCAGAagctttgttgtttttaatagaaaaagcTTACTGGGAATGGAAGGTTATCTTCCGGAAGTTATTGGAAAAGGTGAACATAGAATGTGAATTGGGGCCTTTGGGTATGATCTCAACCAAAAGATTCTTTTACGATGCATATTCAAGATGTGTCAATGGAAGCATTTTCGATGGTCTGAAAATGGATATGATCTCTTTCGCAATGGAGCTCTTAGATTCAAGTTTTCCTGATGAGCAGCTCATCGGAGTGAGAATTCTTCGACAGTTTTCAATGAATCAGAGATTTTCCAATGACACACTTGAAAAGATAGGGGTGAATCTTGCTGTTATAGAAAGATTAGTTGAGATGTTGAACTGGAAAGACccacaagaagaagagatcAGACTTTCAGCTGCAGAAATTTTGTCAAAACTAGCAGGAAAAAAGCAGAACTCATTAAGAGTTGCTGGGATACCTGGCGCCATGGAGTCAATATCATCTTTACTCCACAATGGTCGAAGCTCCAATGTTTCTGCAGATGAAATAAGTGAGAAGAAGATCATCCATGACCGTGCCAACTATTCATTCTGGACATTCAATCACTTGGGACTCGTCATTCTGAAGAAGCTTGCACGAGATCATGATAACTGTGGTAAGATTGGGAACACAAGAGGTCTCCTGCCAAAAATCATAGATTTCACTCACGCAGAAGAAAGATTACTGAAAGACGAGCACGTTGCACAATCACAGATTCAAACAGTCAAAAGATCATTGCAAGTGGTGAAGATGCTGGCAAGCACGACAGGGACAACAGGAAAATTTCTCCGTAATGAGATTGCTGAGATAGTTTTTACAATCAGCAACATCAGGGATGTACTGCGATATGGTGATAAACATCCATCGCTTCAGAAACTGGGCATTGAAATCTTAACCAGTTTGGCACTGGACGAGGATGCAACAGAGAGCATTGGTGGTACTGGTAGTGTTTTAAAGGAACTGTTCAGAATTTTCTTCAACCAAGAGATGGGGGAGATCCATAATCGTACAAGGATAGCTGCTGGAGAAGCACTGGCAATGCTTGCATTGGATAGCAAAAGCAACTGTAATCGTATTCTGAAGCTGGAGGTGCAGGAAAAGCTGGTAACAACTTTAGAGATTCCATTGCTTCGTGTGAATGCTGCAAGAATATTGAGAAATTTGTGCGTTTACAGTGGCCCAGAAGGTTTTGACAAACTCAGAGGAGTTGCAGCTGCAGCTTCAACG GTAATTCGAGCAATCAAATCAGAAGACCAAAAACTACAAGAAGTAATGATCGGACTGGCagcccaaattttaaaattcacaaCATCCCACGAAGCCGCCATCACATTCGAGAGGGCCGGCACGACGCAGGCCGAGTTGGCCGCGACATTGGTCCAGAttctaaaaaaacacaaaaacccACCAACTAAAACGCCGCAGATTCGTCGGTTTGTAATAGAAATGGCGATTTGGATGATGAGGGAAAAAACAGAGAACGTACATTACTTCGAGGAATTAGGAATGGGGAAGGAGCTAGAGACCGTGTTGGAAACTACGGCAGAGCTTGAAAGCTTCAATATATTCTCCGGCACGGTTGGGCTGAGCCGCCACCGCATGACGATGCATTCGCTCGCTGAAATCGCATTGGGTCTCTTGGGAAGATGGTGA